In Bombus pyrosoma isolate SC7728 linkage group LG2, ASM1482585v1, whole genome shotgun sequence, a genomic segment contains:
- the LOC122575717 gene encoding uncharacterized protein LOC122575717 — protein MLDHLARRDEDAYEGVANEERSLEFLAAHRGVPYDSRSMSKVTDYDRRYDHQFAAREYTETTLTESVNRLQDYNSSSSSSSANSLDGLCQGHQRIISDLNRGNESSTRDHYMVPTRDPRELNERILSLFNPQFLPNFNDMMMYVGNQYDARRSPPPRSRSMADGESRLCRSSSCRKKRVGASSMFFRRGLTYEMARK, from the coding sequence ATGCTTGACCATTTGGCCAGACGTGACGAGGACGCCTACGAAGGCGTGGCCAATGAGGAGAGATCGCTCGAGTTCCTTGCCGCCCACAGGGGGGTGCCTTACGATTCACGATCGATGTCGAAGGTGACCGATTACGACAGAAGATATGACCACCAGTTCGCCGCACGAGAATATACGGAGACAACGTTAACGGAATCGGTGAACAGGCTTCAGGATTACAACAGcagtagcagcagcagcagcgcGAACAGTCTCGATGGTCTCTGCCAGGGACATCAACGAATAATCAGCGATTTGAATCGCGGCAACGAATCGAGCACGCGCGATCATTACATGGTACCCACTCGCGATCCCAGGGAACTCAACGAAAGAATCTTGTCGCTGTTCAATCCACAGTTCCTGCCGAACTTTAACGACATGATGATGTACGTGGGGAATCAGTACGACGCCAGACGAAGCCCACCGCCCAGATCACGATCGATGGCCGACGGAGAGAGTCGTTTGTGCAGGAGTTCGAGTTGTCGAAAGAAACGCGTCGGTGCGAGCTCAATGTTCTTCCGCCGTGGATTGACGTACGAAATGGCGCGCAAGTGA